Genomic window (bacterium):
ATTCCACCATCTTTTGTAATAAGGTCATCTATGTTCCTTATCACTCTTCTATTTTTGATTTCGGCTTTTTTTATATGGGAATCGATGGTTATACCATCTACTGTCATAACCCCTTTGTTAACTAACGGGCCAAGTGCCTTTAAAATCGCCGGGACCCCGCCAGCCCTTTCCAAATTACTCAAAGTATATACACCACTTGGCGTTAATGAGCAGAGATATGGAGTATTTTCACTCAATTTATCAAAATCCTCCAAATCAATACTAATGCCGTTTTCTTTTGCTATTGCTGTCAGGTGCAAAATCGCATTCGTGGAACCTCCAGTAGATAAAATAACTCTTATAGAATTTTCTATAGATTCTTTTTTTACTATTTTCTTTGGGGTAATATTTCTCTTCAGCAGATACATGATTTTGCTTCCACTTTCAAAAGCATATTTCAGCCGTCTTTTACTCGTTGCAAGTGGCGTGCTACCTCCTGACAAGATCATTCCCATCGCTTCTGCCGCTAATGCCATCGTATTAGCTGTAGCCATGTGTGAACATGACCCCGGGGCAGGACATACAGACTTCTCAAATACCTTTAATTCTTCCTTTGTAATTTCTTTATTAAAATAACGCCAAGCCATTTCATATGCATCTCCACTGCAAAGATTTCTTTTCTCACCAAAAACCCCTGCTTTCATTGGACCGCCATTTAGTAAAATGGCAGGGATATCGAGTCTCATTGCTGCCATCAACATTCCTGGGATAGCCTTATCACAAGAGGCGACCATAACCATTGCGTCGAAACCGTGGGCACGGATCATAATCTCTACACTTGCAGCTATAACCTCTCTGCTTGGTAAGGAATACCTCATACCATTATGCATCATCGCGATCCCATCACATATTCCAATAGTATTAAATTCAAGAGGAGTTCCTCCTAAATCGATAATTCCTTTCTTTATGAATTTGGCTAACCTTCTTAAATGGACATGACCAGGGTTGACTTCGCTCCATGAGTTGGCTATAGCTATTAAAGGCCTTCTAATTTGATCTTCAGTTAAACCTGTTGCCATTAATAAGGCTCTATGAGCAACTCGTTCTATCCCTCCAAATACTGCGTCGCTGTTTTTTTTATAATTCTTTACTCTCATTTTCTTCACCCTAATTCATCCGTTAATTACCTGGAATAGATCCGTGATCTACCTCGTATCACCTAAAATAACGCACGGAGTTCCATCCAGACCGATAAAGAGAGGATAAACATGTACGGTATGTATCTTTTCGATGTAATAGGATAATCTCATATCTTCAATGATATATATAGGCGCTTTACTATCACGGGCAAGCAATATTTCATGGACTCTGTGGTTTTCCTCAGGGTAAAGGGAACTCCCTATGGAGATCGTATCTATTCCGACAGATTTCAAAGCAGGAAAGGTTTTCTTTAAGTACTGTGCAGCATCCTCCGATATGCCTGGATTCTTCTTAATGTACTTTTCTGGATCTGAAAATCGATGTTCACCAAATCCTGTTCTGATCAAAAGTAGGTCGCATTTTTTGATTTCACTTTCATATCTCTTCAAATGCTTTCTTTCAATGATTTGTCTCTCTTTTACAGTAATATCAAGAAAGGCAACTTCATAGTAGGAGAATTCTTCAATGGCTTCTTTGGTATCTCGTTCTTCATATACATGGAGAGGATAATCAATATGGGTTCCTGTATGGGTGTTCAGCGTTAAACCATAAATGTTCTTTCTATCTCCCTTTTGTATACTGCGAACTGTATGTATAGATAGTCTTTTCAGTGAGGGATATACAGGCGTATTTTTATATATCGGATAAGAAAGTTTTACGAGCATGACTCTGTCCTTTTCTTCATAAAAGCCTCAAACCTGTTCATTGTCTCATTGAGATACTTTTCTTCTAACAAGAAACTCATTCGAAAATACCCTTCTCCCTTTTCTCCAAATGCATTTCCTGGAACGACCACAATTCCTGCTTCTTTAAGCAGAACTTGTGAAAATTCCCTTGACGAGGAAAATCCCATAGGTACTTTTGCCCAAATATAAAACCCTCCTTCACTTTCAAAAAAATCAATCCCCATTCGTCTTAACCTATCATTTACCAGATTCCTTCGTTTGTTATATATATCCAGATGTTTCTCTATGTAGTCATCACATCTCAATAGTACTTCGGCGCCAGCATACTGAATTGGTAAAAATATTCCGTCATCGATATATGCTTTGACCCTTTGGAGTCCTAATATTATCTCTTGATTCCCGACAATAAATCCTAATCTCCATCCAGTCATACTATAGCTTTTGGAAAGTGAATGGAACTCTACACAAAATTCTTTTGTATCATTGAATTGTAAGGGAGATATCCTTTCTCTTACAAATGTAATTTCCGAATAAACATTATCATAGCAGATGATAAGATTATGCTCTCTCGCAAATTCTAAACAGGTTTCCAATCGATCTTTCCGTATTAAAGCACCTGTGGGATTATGAGGATAATTAAGAATCATTAATTTTGCTTTTCTGGCGACATCATGAGGAATGTCTTCTGGACATGGTTGAAAGTGTTTATCAAGTGGCATCAGATACTGCTGTCCACCCGATAGAATAACTCCTGCATGGTACATCGGATGAGCTATCTCTGGTAGAATTACAATTTCATCTTCTTCAACTAATATTATCATAAGATGTATGATACCTTCTTTCGAACCAAGTAAAGGGGTTATTTCACTCTGAGGATCAAGTATTATATTGAATCTTTTGTGATACCACTGTGCGATTGCCTCTCTTAAGAGCAAAAGCCCATTGCCGAGAGCATAGCGATGATTCTCTTTAATTTCAACCTGTTCTTGCAACTTCCTTACTGCTTCCTCAGGTGCTGCAAAATCAGGATCACCCAATGATAGATCATAGGTTGGAATTTTCATAATTTCCATTGTACTCTTCTGATTTTTTAATTCGATGAAGGGATATTCTTGCAATCTGTCATAACGTCTGTTGAATTTTATCATGATACCTTTCTCCTTTATAATTCATTAGCATATTCCGAAAATACGTTCTTTGTCTCTGATTTTTTTTACCGCGTATTTATATTTTTTTTGAATATGCTTATCTACCCACTCATATAAATCCTTATCATCCCTCTTTCCCCACCCCATCCTCACATTGTATGGTTTAATAAAATGATAATTGTTTAAGATATCTGCAAGTAATCCCTCAATCAATCGGATTTCCTTTAAATCATTGGTGAATGAGCTTTTCTTAGTAGCCATTTTTAAAATATCCAAAAGTATTTTTTCTCTTATCATCGCGATTCCCGAGAAATCCTGTTTCCCTCTCAATATCATCAGAAGTTGCTCATCATTGATTTTGAGATTAAGAGGACCATTAATTATTTTTGATTTTTCGGTCTCAATGATATCCATGTAGCTACACAGATTCATTTCACTCTCTTGTAAAACAATTGGGAGATTGGCCCTTCTTAAAAAGAACTTAATGAAGTTTTCAATATAATCAATAACTTTATTTATTAGTTCACCTTGTTCATTAGTAGTCGTAGGAATGTGAAAAATTTCGCTTAACCTTTGTAGCTTCTGGACGGCACTCGTGGATTCTTGCACTAAGAAACGAAGGGTGCTGGGGAGTAATATGGCAACCATGTTCCCATGCATTATTTTGTATTTGTTGCAAAGATGCACTAAACTGTGTGCGAGTCCTAATCCACCCTTTTCATATGTAACATTAAAGTTAGAAATTGCATGAAGATAGCCTGCGATACTTAACTCCCACAAAATATTTTCATTTATGTTTCCTTCTAAGTACGATGGCAAATTTTTATCAAAGAGTCTGATGGCTTCCAACGACAAAAGGTCATTGAATGTATTTGAATTGGGGTTCACGAATGTTTCTATTGACTGGCAAAATCCATCAAGTCCGGTTATGGTTGCCTGCCTTACAGAGACTGACGAGAGAAAAAGAGGGTCAATGAGCACAAAAGGGACTTTTAGTCCTCTAACACTTGTCTTAATATCACCATTACCAATATATACAGCACAATCATTTCCCTCAGATCCTGAGCTCACAATGGTCGGCACAGCAATCATCTGTATTCTCTTTTCACTATTGAATGGTTGTTTATCTATTAAATAGTCTTCAATCTCACCCTCTTGAAGAGCAAGAGATGCTGTACACTTAGCCACGTCGATAACCGTTCCTCCACCTAACGCAATCAAGACATCCACCGCCTCTCTGCATATTATATCAGTGAGTTCTTTTATTGCAGTAATTGAAGGTTCTTGAATTTTATTAAAGTAAATAAACTTATTATTTAAATTA
Coding sequences:
- a CDS encoding aminotransferase class I/II-fold pyridoxal phosphate-dependent enzyme — translated: MEIMKIPTYDLSLGDPDFAAPEEAVRKLQEQVEIKENHRYALGNGLLLLREAIAQWYHKRFNIILDPQSEITPLLGSKEGIIHLMIILVEEDEIVILPEIAHPMYHAGVILSGGQQYLMPLDKHFQPCPEDIPHDVARKAKLMILNYPHNPTGALIRKDRLETCLEFAREHNLIICYDNVYSEITFVRERISPLQFNDTKEFCVEFHSLSKSYSMTGWRLGFIVGNQEIILGLQRVKAYIDDGIFLPIQYAGAEVLLRCDDYIEKHLDIYNKRRNLVNDRLRRMGIDFFESEGGFYIWAKVPMGFSSSREFSQVLLKEAGIVVVPGNAFGEKGEGYFRMSFLLEEKYLNETMNRFEAFMKKRTESCS
- the ilvD gene encoding dihydroxy-acid dehydratase, encoding MRVKNYKKNSDAVFGGIERVAHRALLMATGLTEDQIRRPLIAIANSWSEVNPGHVHLRRLAKFIKKGIIDLGGTPLEFNTIGICDGIAMMHNGMRYSLPSREVIAASVEIMIRAHGFDAMVMVASCDKAIPGMLMAAMRLDIPAILLNGGPMKAGVFGEKRNLCSGDAYEMAWRYFNKEITKEELKVFEKSVCPAPGSCSHMATANTMALAAEAMGMILSGGSTPLATSKRRLKYAFESGSKIMYLLKRNITPKKIVKKESIENSIRVILSTGGSTNAILHLTAIAKENGISIDLEDFDKLSENTPYLCSLTPSGVYTLSNLERAGGVPAILKALGPLVNKGVMTVDGITIDSHIKKAEIKNRRVIRNIDDLITKDGGIVVLKGNIAECGAVVKKSAVSESMLIFKAKAKVFESEEEAVRYLYTLKEPRKEVVVVRNEGPKGGPGMREMLGVTAALCAKGFDQHMAVVTDGRFSGATKGLAIGHICPEAAEKGAIGIIKNGDMIKIDIRNKSINLEVEESIIRERLKNYRPKMRIRRGFLSVYKRNVQKTSEGATLCSL
- a CDS encoding iron-containing alcohol dehydrogenase, whose translation is MKDLVNGFKSLFDIDSVTGEILFTEEIKKHVRFLGRAFIGNNILLRMADIIPEIKTAKSILIATYKDIHFSNTYLPMIRRSLNNLNNKFIYFNKIQEPSITAIKELTDIICREAVDVLIALGGGTVIDVAKCTASLALQEGEIEDYLIDKQPFNSEKRIQMIAVPTIVSSGSEGNDCAVYIGNGDIKTSVRGLKVPFVLIDPLFLSSVSVRQATITGLDGFCQSIETFVNPNSNTFNDLLSLEAIRLFDKNLPSYLEGNINENILWELSIAGYLHAISNFNVTYEKGGLGLAHSLVHLCNKYKIMHGNMVAILLPSTLRFLVQESTSAVQKLQRLSEIFHIPTTTNEQGELINKVIDYIENFIKFFLRRANLPIVLQESEMNLCSYMDIIETEKSKIINGPLNLKINDEQLLMILRGKQDFSGIAMIREKILLDILKMATKKSSFTNDLKEIRLIEGLLADILNNYHFIKPYNVRMGWGKRDDKDLYEWVDKHIQKKYKYAVKKIRDKERIFGIC
- a CDS encoding cyclase family protein; this encodes MLVKLSYPIYKNTPVYPSLKRLSIHTVRSIQKGDRKNIYGLTLNTHTGTHIDYPLHVYEERDTKEAIEEFSYYEVAFLDITVKERQIIERKHLKRYESEIKKCDLLLIRTGFGEHRFSDPEKYIKKNPGISEDAAQYLKKTFPALKSVGIDTISIGSSLYPEENHRVHEILLARDSKAPIYIIEDMRLSYYIEKIHTVHVYPLFIGLDGTPCVILGDTR